In Pseudomonas sp. P5_109, the genomic window ACAGATCAAGTGATCGTGACCGGCCACGGCCAGGCAGTGTTGCAGGACCTTGTCGAGTTGGTCTTCGCCTTCGGCATCCGGGTTGGCGGCATTGAGCTCTTGGTTCTGCTGGGCAATGCGGCTGCACAGCGCCTCGATCCGTTTGCGACTGCGCAGCGGGGCGATGCTGTCGATGCGTTGATCGTTGAAGACCAGCCCACCGACGCGGTCGCCGGCGTTGAACACCATCCACGCCGCCAGGGCGCCGAGCTCGGCGGCGACGGCGGATTTGAAGCTGCGTTGCGAGCCAAAGAACATCGACATGCGCTGGTCAACGAGGATCAGCGCCGGACGATCGCGCTCCTCGGTGAATGTGCGTACCACCGGTTTGCCGGTGCGCAGGGACGCGCGCCAGTCGAGATGGCGCAAATCGTCTCCGGGCTGATAGCGGCGCAGTTCATCGAAGTTCAGGCCCCGACCACGCAAGCGCGAAGCGTGGTTGCCGGCCAGGATGCTACCCTGGGGCTGGCGCGCCAGGAAACTCAGGTCACGGGCCTTGAACTCCAGGGCCATCAACTGCGCCAGGGAGACATACACCAGGCCATCAATGTTCACGCGGGAATCGCCACTTTATCGAGCAGGCGGTCGAGCACCTGATCGGCGCTCACGCCATCGGCCACCGCGTCGTAGCTCAGTTGCAGGCGATGGCGCAGCACCGGGTGCACCACGGCGCGGACGTTGTCTGGCGAAACGAAATCCTGGCCCTGCAACCAGGCGTCGGCCCGCGCGCAACGATCCAGGCCGATACCGCCGCGCGGGCTGGCGCCGATGCTGATCCAGCGGCCGAGATCGGCGTCGTAGTCGGCGGGATGGCGGGTGGCATTGATCAGGTCGATCAGGTAGCGGTCGATGGCGGGGGATACGTGCACCGCGCTGACTTCCCGGCGCGCGGCGAACACCACGTCCTGGGACAATGAAAAGCCCTGCACCGCAGCCGTCTTGGCGCCGAGTGCCTGTTCTTCTTCACGCAACAGGCGCAGCACCTGGCTTTCGTTTTCCGCGCTCGGGTAATCGAGCAGCACCTTCATCAGGAAACGGTCCATCTGCGCTTCCGGCAGCGGATAGGTACCTTCCTGCTCAATCGGGTTCTGGGTCGCGACCACGATGAACAGGTCCGGCAGCGCATGGCTGTTGCCGGCCACGGTGATCTGGCGTTCTTCCATGGCTTCGAGCAGCGCCGCCTGGACCTTGGCCGGTGCGCGGTTGATTTCGTCGGCGAGGATCAGGTTGCCGAACAGGGGACCTGGCTGGAAGCGGATTTCGTTCTTGCCTTCGACCTGATGCAGCACCTCGGCGCCAGTGATGTCCGAGGGCAGCAAATCGGGGGTGAACTGGATGCGACTCATCTTCGCATCCAGGTGTTTGGCCAGTGACTTGACCGTGCGGGTCTTGGCCAGGCCGGGCAAGCTTTCGAGCAGCAAATGCCCGTTGGCCAGCAAGCCGATGAGCATCTGCCGGATCACCTGGTCCTGGCCGAGCACCGCTTCGGCGATGCTGGCTTGCAGGGCATTGAGGTCGTTGAGTGCGCTCATGCGGTCTCCTAGAAAAACGCCAGGGTCATGTTGACGCTGATACCGTTGCCTTCAGGGCGGTTCTTGGTGTCGAACTCCGGCACCCAGCGCGCATTGAAGTTGGCCTGGGCGTCGGCGAACTTGCCGGTCCAGCCCACTGTCGGTCCGGCACCCACGGAACGTCCGCGGAAGCCGCTGTCGGCACCGGACCCCGAGTCATCCGTGACCTGCTGGATGTAACCGGCTGCGATACCGGCGTTCCAGCCGTTGCCAAAACCATGGGTCCACAGTGCATCGAGCGTGTAGATATTGCCGTTGCGATAATCGGTGGAGTCGTTCTCGGTGTAGAACTCCAGGCCGCTCGACAGTGTGAATTCGCCGCCCTTGCCGTCCAGGTGAGTGAACGCCACGGTCGGCATGAAGGTGTAATTGTTCTGTCCGGGGTTGGCCAGGCGATCGTCGTTGTAGGCTCCGGTCGGCACGTAGATCGGCAGGGAGAACGCGATGTGATTGAGTTCGTCGAAGTGATAGCCGGCGGCAATCGGTGTCACCAGCATGTCGGCGAACTGGGTGCCGGTGTCGGAGGAACCCAGCGTTCGACCGCGGGGCCCGGTGATGTTGGCCGATATGTCGGTGTACTGCACCGGAACGCCGACGGCCGATGCATAGTTCCAGCGGCCCTTGCCGGTGTCCCAGACATGGGTGAAGTTGGCCATGGTGTAGGAAACCTTCATGTCCAGCCCGGTACTGGCGGCACCCACCAAAGGAATCTGGGCGTTGCCCTTGAGGTCGCCGTCGTACCAGATGCTGGTCAGGGACATGACCCAACCCGGCTCCGGGGGCACGATCCCGGCATTGGAGAACACTTGCTGGCCGGTAATCGGCCGTCCGACACCACCCTCGGCCGCCAGTACCAATGGGCTAGCGCTGACCATGCACAGCGCCAACAGGGGGCGCACTACGAAAGGCCTGATCATGTGACTGACTCCGATTATTGTTGTGGGGTAACGGGTGTCAGCAACGGCATTTTCCATTGACCGTTGGTGACTTCCGGTTGTGGCAGATACAGGCGCAAAATCCCGTAGAACGGCCCGTTCGGTGCCGGCAGCCAATTGCTTTGCAGGTCTTTGGCCGGCGCCTTGTGCTGCACATAAAGCGTCAGGCCGCCATCGGCATCGAGCTTGAGATCAGGCAGCATGCGCGAATTGATCAGGTAGCGATTGAGCGGGTTGGCCACCAGCAGCTTGTTCTTGCCGTCGTACAGGGTCAGGGACCAGAACGCATCGGCCGGGGGCAGGGCGCCCTTGTCGAAATGCAGGGTGTAGTCATTTTTCGAGGCGTCGACCGGTTTGCCGTCCTTGTCGACGAAGTAACCGATGTAGTTCGCCTCTTCAGCGGAGTTGCCGAAGATTCCCATGTTGGCGCCGGCGTAGCGGTACAGGTAGTTGCCCTTGAGGTGATCGCGGGTGCCGAAGAAATCACCGCTGGTGACCTCGTGGGTATCGACCTTGGTTTTCTTGAACTCGGCAAACCCGGCCTTGGCGTCGCTGATCCCGTCTTCCAGCGCCTTGCGCTGCTCGGCGCTGAGCGTGTTCACGTTGAATGGCTTGCCTGCCTCGATGCCGATCTTGGCGAAGCGCGCCATCAGGTCTTTTTCCACGTCCTGGGTCGGGGCGAACGACAACATGAAGTTCAAGTAGCGGAACAGGTCCGGGGTTTCGCTCATGGTCGGCGTGGGTTTTGGCCAGTCGATCTTCGCTGCGGCAGGCGGCGCTTTCTGTTTGACGTAATGGCTCAGGGTTTCAACCTTGTAACCCTTCTGGATCTGCTTGACCTTGGCCAGGTCCTTTTCATCAAACAACTGCGTGCGGTACAGCGCATAGGCGATGTTGCTTTCACTGCGCAGCAAGCGATCGATGTTCTGCGGCTGCTGGCCCTGCCAGCCTGGCCCGGCGATCATGAAATGCCCGCCATTGTTGCCGGTGCTGCGGGTGCCCAGGTACGCAAAGTTCTGCGTATAGGCGTCGATCAGTTGCACCGAGTAATAACGATGCTCTTCGATGGGCGGCAGGGTCAGTACCAGTGGCTCGGCGCGCAGATCCATCCAGACAAAGGAGTAGGGCGTGTCGGCGTTCGGCGTGACAAACGCGGTGTCCTTGGCGGTGAAGGCCTTGGCGGTATTGCCGATCTGGTTGAACGGCGCCTTGAAATTCGGGCTCTTCTTGTCCACGGCCTGGGTGTAGAGCGTCTTGTACATCTCCACCACCGGGAAACCGTACAGGTAAGCCTCCCTGGCGATGGCCCGGGCTTCTTCCGGGCTGGCGCTGAAGTCGGCCCAGGTGCAGGTGCTGAGAGCAATCAGGCTGAAGCCGGCTGCGCGAAAGGCAACGTTCATGGAAAAATCCTTATGGCCTGAGCTGGTAGTGCGGTGGTAGCTCGGCGAATACATTGAGAATGTTGCGGGCACTCAGTCCGGACGGAATGGAGCGCGGGAAAGGAGGGCGTGCCAGTCGGATACCTGGCGGCGGGCGGCAGGTTTGACGGGGAGTCGTGGTGTGTCCGGGCATAAAAGTCAGGCGCACGCAGATTCACCAATAACAAGGCGTGCATCTCCATTCTTTTCAACATGATTCCCCCGGTTCCCTGGTGGCTCATTGGCTACTCGGCACTTTTGTCAGGCCGTTACTGCGTAATCCCTTTCCGATCAAGCCTGTAGGACGCGTCAGATGAAGTTAGCATCTAACCACGGCTTAGCCAGTCGAATGAATTAATTCTTTCGTTTTGTGTGCAAGTTCTCGATATTTTCGTGTACTAAAAAGTTAATACGGATCAAGGGCTTGCCGGAACAAGTTGAGTGACTGTTTAGTCAAGGTGGGAGCGGGCTTGCTCGCGAAAGCGGTGTGTCATCCAGCGTTGATGTTGCCTGACACGACCTCTTCGCGAGCAAGTCCGCTCCCACGGGAATCTGTCCGTCAGTTTTTCTTTGCCTGCTCCCACACCCGTTCTTCCTGTTCACGCAGTTCCGGGGTGAATTCGGCGCCAAAGTCTTCGGCCTCGAACACCTGGCGAATCTCGATTTCGGCTTCGGTGCCCGGCATCGGGTTAGGGCAACGCTTGACCCATTCGATGGCTTCTTCCCTGGATTTCACTTTCCACAACCAGAAGCCGGCGATCAGTTCCTTGGTTTCGATGAAGGGGCCGTCGATGACCGAGCGTTGCGCCCCCGAAAACCTGACACGAGCGCCTTTGCTGCTGGGGTGCAAGCCTTCGCCTGCGAGCATGACGCCGGCCTTGACCAGTTCTTCGTTGTAGTTGCCCATGGCCGTCAGCAGTTCCTGACTGGGCATCACGCCGGCTTCGGAATCGGCGTTGGCCTTGATGATGATCATAAATCGCATGGTGTTCTCTCCGTTGTTATTGGGTGACTCACTGCCTGGTCGAATGGCAGCGAGGCAAATCGACAGGACTGCCAATAAAAAACTGTTGTTGATGGCGCCAAGCGTAGGTTTATTTTCGACATCCGGTGCACGCTCCGGTATCTGTGACCGGCTTGATTATCGACCCATGGAGTGTGTCCTTCGTGCCCATCCTGGAACTCACCACGCTCATCCCCGGCCGCACGCCCGAACAGGTCCTCGATTTCTGCCTGGAAGGGGTCAACTTTCCGAAGATTTTCCCCGAGCGCATTACCCCGCTGGGCGATATCGACCGGAGCAACCTGCGGATTGAAGCCGGGCGGCAATTTTGCTTTCGCCACTGGATGTTCAATGTGATTCCATCGAGTTGGACGGTGGTAATCCGCGAGGTCGGCGAGCGGCATTTCATCGACGAGATGCTCAGCGGGCCGATGCGCGCCTTTCGTCATGAACATCGGGTCGAGGCAGGAGAGGGCGGTACGCTATATACCGACCGGGTGGCGTATTCGGCGATTGGAGGCGCGCCGCTGGAGTGGCTGCTGGTCAACGGCTACATGCGACGGATTTTCGCGGCGCGGCATCGCAATATGCTGGCATTGCTCAAATGACAGCACTGGCCTTGTGGGAGCGGGCTTGCTCGCGAATGCGATAGGTCAGTCACTGCGATGCTGGATGTGCCATCGTTTTCG contains:
- a CDS encoding DUF58 domain-containing protein; translation: MNIDGLVYVSLAQLMALEFKARDLSFLARQPQGSILAGNHASRLRGRGLNFDELRRYQPGDDLRHLDWRASLRTGKPVVRTFTEERDRPALILVDQRMSMFFGSQRSFKSAVAAELGALAAWMVFNAGDRVGGLVFNDQRIDSIAPLRSRKRIEALCSRIAQQNQELNAANPDAEGEDQLDKVLQHCLAVAGHDHLICIVSDFAGAGERTLQLMRQLAAHNDVIAMQVYDPLALNLPKNGRLLITQGQLQVELAVDRRQVHQPLGDFLSGRLKDVATLLRRSQVPLMMFSTATEAHEQLRAELGKLSGGRR
- a CDS encoding MoxR family ATPase; the encoded protein is MSALNDLNALQASIAEAVLGQDQVIRQMLIGLLANGHLLLESLPGLAKTRTVKSLAKHLDAKMSRIQFTPDLLPSDITGAEVLHQVEGKNEIRFQPGPLFGNLILADEINRAPAKVQAALLEAMEERQITVAGNSHALPDLFIVVATQNPIEQEGTYPLPEAQMDRFLMKVLLDYPSAENESQVLRLLREEEQALGAKTAAVQGFSLSQDVVFAARREVSAVHVSPAIDRYLIDLINATRHPADYDADLGRWISIGASPRGGIGLDRCARADAWLQGQDFVSPDNVRAVVHPVLRHRLQLSYDAVADGVSADQVLDRLLDKVAIPA
- a CDS encoding transporter, with protein sequence MIRPFVVRPLLALCMVSASPLVLAAEGGVGRPITGQQVFSNAGIVPPEPGWVMSLTSIWYDGDLKGNAQIPLVGAASTGLDMKVSYTMANFTHVWDTGKGRWNYASAVGVPVQYTDISANITGPRGRTLGSSDTGTQFADMLVTPIAAGYHFDELNHIAFSLPIYVPTGAYNDDRLANPGQNNYTFMPTVAFTHLDGKGGEFTLSSGLEFYTENDSTDYRNGNIYTLDALWTHGFGNGWNAGIAAGYIQQVTDDSGSGADSGFRGRSVGAGPTVGWTGKFADAQANFNARWVPEFDTKNRPEGNGISVNMTLAFF
- a CDS encoding DUF1254 domain-containing protein, which gives rise to MNVAFRAAGFSLIALSTCTWADFSASPEEARAIAREAYLYGFPVVEMYKTLYTQAVDKKSPNFKAPFNQIGNTAKAFTAKDTAFVTPNADTPYSFVWMDLRAEPLVLTLPPIEEHRYYSVQLIDAYTQNFAYLGTRSTGNNGGHFMIAGPGWQGQQPQNIDRLLRSESNIAYALYRTQLFDEKDLAKVKQIQKGYKVETLSHYVKQKAPPAAAKIDWPKPTPTMSETPDLFRYLNFMLSFAPTQDVEKDLMARFAKIGIEAGKPFNVNTLSAEQRKALEDGISDAKAGFAEFKKTKVDTHEVTSGDFFGTRDHLKGNYLYRYAGANMGIFGNSAEEANYIGYFVDKDGKPVDASKNDYTLHFDKGALPPADAFWSLTLYDGKNKLLVANPLNRYLINSRMLPDLKLDADGGLTLYVQHKAPAKDLQSNWLPAPNGPFYGILRLYLPQPEVTNGQWKMPLLTPVTPQQ
- a CDS encoding YciI family protein, with the protein product MRFMIIIKANADSEAGVMPSQELLTAMGNYNEELVKAGVMLAGEGLHPSSKGARVRFSGAQRSVIDGPFIETKELIAGFWLWKVKSREEAIEWVKRCPNPMPGTEAEIEIRQVFEAEDFGAEFTPELREQEERVWEQAKKN
- a CDS encoding SRPBCC family protein, with translation MPILELTTLIPGRTPEQVLDFCLEGVNFPKIFPERITPLGDIDRSNLRIEAGRQFCFRHWMFNVIPSSWTVVIREVGERHFIDEMLSGPMRAFRHEHRVEAGEGGTLYTDRVAYSAIGGAPLEWLLVNGYMRRIFAARHRNMLALLK